A region of Diceros bicornis minor isolate mBicDic1 chromosome 31, mDicBic1.mat.cur, whole genome shotgun sequence DNA encodes the following proteins:
- the LRRN4CL gene encoding LRRN4 C-terminal-like protein, giving the protein MLGSPGLLWLLAVSFSLVPRAQPFTPQVSEEEEEDETLWPSLPAVPCDYDRCRHLQVPCQELQRASPTACLCPGLSSLAQPPDPPRLGEVRVVAEAGLAVVHWCAPSSPVHQYWLLLWEGSGAPQKGPPLNSTVRRAELKGLKPGGAYVVCVVAANGAGESSVPKAGGEGLEGPAFGPCGRLAVPPSPQTLVHAAVGVGTALALLSCAALVWHFCLRQRWGCPRRTATRPAAGL; this is encoded by the coding sequence ATGCTGGGCTCTCCCGGCCTTCTGTGGCTCCTGGCTGTCAGCTTCTCCTTGGTTCCCAGAGCGCAGCCCTTCACCCCTCAAGTctctgaggaagaggaggaagatgagacaCTGTGGCCATCTTTGCCGGCTGTCCCCTGTGACTACGACCGCTGCCGTCACCTGCAGGTGCCCTGCCAGGAGCTGCAGAGGGCCAGCCCAACGGCCTGCCTGTGCCCCGGCCTCTCCAGCCTGGCCCAGCCGCCCGACCCGCCACGCCTGGGCGAAGTGCGCGTGGTGGCCGAGGCCGGCCTCGCGGTGGTGCACTGGTGTGCTCCCTCTTCCCCGGTCCACCAGTACTGGCTGCTGCTTTGGGAAGGCAGCGGGGCACCCCAGAAGGGTCCCCCCCTCAACTCGACCGTCCGCAGGGCAGAACTGAAGGGACTGAAGCCTGGGGGCGCTTATGTCGTTTGCGTGGTGGCCGCTAACGGGGCAGGAGAGAGCAGCGTGCCCAAGGCGGGTGGTGAGGGCCTCGAGGGCCCTGCCTTTGGGCCCTGCGGCCGCCTGGCCgtgccccccagcccccagacACTGGTCCACGCAGCCGTGGGCGTGGGCACGGCGCTGGCCCTGCTCAGCTGCGCCGCCCTGGTCTGGCACTTCTGCCTGCGCCAGCGCTGGGGCTGTCCCCGCCGCACGGCCACCCGACCCGCCGCGGGGCTCTGA
- the UBXN1 gene encoding UBX domain-containing protein 1, whose product MAELTALESLIEMGFPTGRAEKALALTGNQGIEAAMDWLMEHEDDPDVDEPLATPLGHILGREPTPSEQGGSEGSGSAAGEGKPPLSEEERQEQTKRMLELVAQKQREREEREEREALERERQRRKQGQELSAARQRLQEDEMRRAAEERRREKAEELAARQRVREKIERDKAERAKKYGGGVGSQPSPPTTEPGPVPSSPSQEPPTKREYDQCRIQVRLPDGTSLTQTFRAREQLAAVRLYVELHRGEEPGGGQDPVQLLSGFPRRAFSEADMERPLQDLGLVPSAVLIVAKKCPS is encoded by the exons ATGGCGGAGCTGACGGCTCTGGAGAGTCTCATAGAGATGGGCTTCCCCACGGGACGCGC GGAGAAGGCTCTGGCCCTCACAGGGAACCAGGGCATCGAGGCTGCGATGGACTG GTTGATGGAGCACGAAGACGACCCCGATGTGGACGAGCCGCTAGCGACTCCCCTTGGACATATCCTGGGACGGGAACCCACCCCCTCGGAGCAGGGTGGCTCTGAAG GATCTGGGTCTGCTGCGGGAGAAGGCAAGCCCCCTTTGAGTGAAGAAGAAAGACAGGAACAGACCAAGAG GATGTTGGAGCTGGTGGCTCAGAAGCAGCGGGAGCGTGAAGAAAGAGAGGAGCGGGAGGCATTGGAACGGGAACGGCAGCGCAGGAAACAAGGGCAAGAATTGTCTGCTGCCCGGCAGCGGCTACAGGAAGATGAGATGCGCCGGGCTGCTGAGGAGCGGAGGAGGGAAAAGGCTGAAGAGTTAGCAGCCAG ACAAAGAGTCCGAGAAAAGATCGAAAGGGACAAAGCAGAGAGAGCCAAGAAG TATGGTGGTGGTGTGGGTTCTCAGCCATCCCCACCAACAACAGAGCCAGGtcctgtcccctcctctcccagccaGGAGCCTCCCACCAAGCGGGAATATGACCAGTGTCGCATACAG GTCAGGCTGCCAGATGGGACCTCACTGACCCAGACGTTCCGGGCACGGGAACAGCTGGCAGCCGTGAGGCTCTATGTGGAGCTCCACCGTGGGGAGGAACCTGGAGGGGGCCAAGATCCAGTGCAGTTGCTCAGTGGCTTCCCCCGGCGGGCCTTCTCAGAGGCTGACATGGAGAGACCCCTGCAGGACCTGG GACTTGTGCCTTCTGCTGTCCTCATTGTGGCCAAGAAATGTCCCAGCTGA
- the LOC131394944 gene encoding ubiquinol-cytochrome-c reductase complex assembly factor 3, which yields MGAARKALLVGAVLGAGAGVGSALFVLVTPGEEQTQAMLKAMPEQDPRRREEAAKTKQLVLATLQEAATTQENVAWRKNWNDGGGGRSG from the exons ATGGGGGCCGCGCGCAAAGCGCTGCTCGTGGGCGCAGTGTTGGGCGCTGGGGCCGGTGTGGGCTCCGCGCTCTTTGTCCTCGTGACCCCGGGAGAGGAGCAGACGCAGGCGATGCTGAAG GCGATGCCGGAGCAGGACCCTCGGCGCCGGGAGGAGGCGGCCAAGACCAAGCAGTTAGTGCTGGCCACTCTGCAGGAGGCAGCGACCACGCAGGAGAACGTGGCCTGGAGGAAGAACTGGAATGACGGCGGCGGCGGGAGGTCAGGGTGA
- the CSKMT gene encoding citrate synthase-lysine N-methyltransferase CSKMT, mitochondrial isoform X2, which produces MSSVPAASSPPVLSSSAGTRGSKEQGSIEAQRRFPGVLTPSPLISGLWSRPRSRSWRIPSSLPLPVAANKGHSYRSGTFSGRRCRHLQMAALRRTFHVATLAAGARRALAGSLAGSCLADRCLWDKLHAQPRVGSVPTFDWFFGYDEAQGLLLPLLQEAQATCPLRVLDVGCGTSSLCTGLYTKCPHPVDVLGVDFSPVAVAHMNSLLEGGQGQKPLCPGHPASHLHFMQADAQNLEPVASSGSFQLVLDKGTWDAVARGGLPGAYQLLSECLRVLSPQGTLIQFSDEDPDVRLPCLEQGSQGWTVTVQELGPFRGITYFAYLVQGSD; this is translated from the exons ATGTCTTCGGTGCCGGCGGCTTCCAGTCCGCCGGTTCTATCCTCAAGCGCCGGGACACGGGGCTCCAAGGAGCAGGGCAGCATCGAGGCGCAGCGGCGCTTCCCCGGGGTGCTCACGCCTTCTCCTTTGATTTCAGGTCTATGGAGCCGCCCTAGGAGCCGGAGCTGGCGTATCCCCTCCTCTCTTCCACTTCCCGTTGCAGCCAATAAAGGCCATTCGTACCGGAGTGG AACGTTCTCTGGCCGACGTTGCCGGCACCTCCAGATGGCCGCGCTGCGCCGAACCTTCCACGTGGCGACCCTAGCGGCGGGGGCGCGCCGCGCCTTGGCGG GCTCCCTGGCTGGTAGCTGCCTGGCGGACCGCTGCCTCTGGGATAAGCTCCATGCCCAGCCCCGTGTGGGCAGCGTCCCCACCTTCGACTGGTTCTTTGGATACGACGAAGCCCAAGGGCTCCTACTGCCGCTGCTGCAGGAGGCACAGGCTACCTGTCCACTGCGGGTGTTGGACGTGGGCTGTGGGACCTCAAGCCTGTGTACAGGCCTCTACACCAAATGCCCGCACCCCGTGGATGTGCTGGGGGTAGACTTCTCTCCTGTGGCTGTGGCCCACATGAACAGCCTCCTGGAAGGTGGCCAGGGCCAAAAACCCCTGTGCCCTGGACACCCTGCCTCCCACCTCCACTTCATGCAGGCTGATGCCCAGAACCTGGAGCCAGTGGCTTCctcaggctccttccagctagtgCTAGACAAGGGCACCTGGGATGCTGTTGCCAGGGGTGGTCTGCCTGGGGCTTACCAGCTGCTGTCAGAATGCCTGAGGGTCCTAAGCCCCCAGGGGACACTGATTCAGTTCTCAGATGAGGACCCTGATGTGCGGCTGCCCTGTCTGGAGCAAGGGTCCCAAGGCTGGACTGTGACTGTGCAGGAGCTAGGTCCTTTCAGGGGCATCACCTACTTTGCTTACTTGGTTCAAGGCTCTGATTAA
- the CSKMT gene encoding citrate synthase-lysine N-methyltransferase CSKMT, mitochondrial isoform X1 yields MSSVPAASSPPVLSSSAGTRGSKEQGSIEAQRRFPGVLTPSPLISGLWSRPRSRSWRIPSSLPLPVAANKGHSYRSGCVSPFFSPTGRVREAICVIPQSRFCKSSTFRRTFSGRRCRHLQMAALRRTFHVATLAAGARRALAGSLAGSCLADRCLWDKLHAQPRVGSVPTFDWFFGYDEAQGLLLPLLQEAQATCPLRVLDVGCGTSSLCTGLYTKCPHPVDVLGVDFSPVAVAHMNSLLEGGQGQKPLCPGHPASHLHFMQADAQNLEPVASSGSFQLVLDKGTWDAVARGGLPGAYQLLSECLRVLSPQGTLIQFSDEDPDVRLPCLEQGSQGWTVTVQELGPFRGITYFAYLVQGSD; encoded by the exons ATGTCTTCGGTGCCGGCGGCTTCCAGTCCGCCGGTTCTATCCTCAAGCGCCGGGACACGGGGCTCCAAGGAGCAGGGCAGCATCGAGGCGCAGCGGCGCTTCCCCGGGGTGCTCACGCCTTCTCCTTTGATTTCAGGTCTATGGAGCCGCCCTAGGAGCCGGAGCTGGCGTATCCCCTCCTCTCTTCCACTTCCCGTTGCAGCCAATAAAGGCCATTCGTACCGGAGTGGGTGTGTGTCCCCGTTCTTTTCTCCGACTGGCAGAGTTAGGGAGGCTATATGCGTGATTCCGCAAAGCCGATTTTGCAAATCTTCGACATTTCGCAGAACGTTCTCTGGCCGACGTTGCCGGCACCTCCAGATGGCCGCGCTGCGCCGAACCTTCCACGTGGCGACCCTAGCGGCGGGGGCGCGCCGCGCCTTGGCGG GCTCCCTGGCTGGTAGCTGCCTGGCGGACCGCTGCCTCTGGGATAAGCTCCATGCCCAGCCCCGTGTGGGCAGCGTCCCCACCTTCGACTGGTTCTTTGGATACGACGAAGCCCAAGGGCTCCTACTGCCGCTGCTGCAGGAGGCACAGGCTACCTGTCCACTGCGGGTGTTGGACGTGGGCTGTGGGACCTCAAGCCTGTGTACAGGCCTCTACACCAAATGCCCGCACCCCGTGGATGTGCTGGGGGTAGACTTCTCTCCTGTGGCTGTGGCCCACATGAACAGCCTCCTGGAAGGTGGCCAGGGCCAAAAACCCCTGTGCCCTGGACACCCTGCCTCCCACCTCCACTTCATGCAGGCTGATGCCCAGAACCTGGAGCCAGTGGCTTCctcaggctccttccagctagtgCTAGACAAGGGCACCTGGGATGCTGTTGCCAGGGGTGGTCTGCCTGGGGCTTACCAGCTGCTGTCAGAATGCCTGAGGGTCCTAAGCCCCCAGGGGACACTGATTCAGTTCTCAGATGAGGACCCTGATGTGCGGCTGCCCTGTCTGGAGCAAGGGTCCCAAGGCTGGACTGTGACTGTGCAGGAGCTAGGTCCTTTCAGGGGCATCACCTACTTTGCTTACTTGGTTCAAGGCTCTGATTAA
- the CSKMT gene encoding citrate synthase-lysine N-methyltransferase CSKMT, mitochondrial isoform X3, whose translation MAALRRTFHVATLAAGARRALAGSLAGSCLADRCLWDKLHAQPRVGSVPTFDWFFGYDEAQGLLLPLLQEAQATCPLRVLDVGCGTSSLCTGLYTKCPHPVDVLGVDFSPVAVAHMNSLLEGGQGQKPLCPGHPASHLHFMQADAQNLEPVASSGSFQLVLDKGTWDAVARGGLPGAYQLLSECLRVLSPQGTLIQFSDEDPDVRLPCLEQGSQGWTVTVQELGPFRGITYFAYLVQGSD comes from the exons ATGGCCGCGCTGCGCCGAACCTTCCACGTGGCGACCCTAGCGGCGGGGGCGCGCCGCGCCTTGGCGG GCTCCCTGGCTGGTAGCTGCCTGGCGGACCGCTGCCTCTGGGATAAGCTCCATGCCCAGCCCCGTGTGGGCAGCGTCCCCACCTTCGACTGGTTCTTTGGATACGACGAAGCCCAAGGGCTCCTACTGCCGCTGCTGCAGGAGGCACAGGCTACCTGTCCACTGCGGGTGTTGGACGTGGGCTGTGGGACCTCAAGCCTGTGTACAGGCCTCTACACCAAATGCCCGCACCCCGTGGATGTGCTGGGGGTAGACTTCTCTCCTGTGGCTGTGGCCCACATGAACAGCCTCCTGGAAGGTGGCCAGGGCCAAAAACCCCTGTGCCCTGGACACCCTGCCTCCCACCTCCACTTCATGCAGGCTGATGCCCAGAACCTGGAGCCAGTGGCTTCctcaggctccttccagctagtgCTAGACAAGGGCACCTGGGATGCTGTTGCCAGGGGTGGTCTGCCTGGGGCTTACCAGCTGCTGTCAGAATGCCTGAGGGTCCTAAGCCCCCAGGGGACACTGATTCAGTTCTCAGATGAGGACCCTGATGTGCGGCTGCCCTGTCTGGAGCAAGGGTCCCAAGGCTGGACTGTGACTGTGCAGGAGCTAGGTCCTTTCAGGGGCATCACCTACTTTGCTTACTTGGTTCAAGGCTCTGATTAA
- the C31H11orf98 gene encoding uncharacterized protein C11orf98 homolog: MGAPGGKINRPRTELKKKLFKRRRVLSRERRLKHRVVGAVIDEGLITRHHLKKRASSARANITLSGKKRRKLLQQIRLAQKEKAAMEVEALPKPARTGELQSKSKKKTKAPQDVDMEDLEDKS, translated from the exons ATGGGCGCTCCCGGGGGAAAGATCAACCGGCCCCGAACG gagctgaagaagaagctGTTCAAGCGGCGGCGAGTGTTGAGCAGGGAGCGGCGACTGAAGCACCGGGTGGTCGGGGCTGTGATAGACGAAGGGCTGATCACGCGGCACCACCTCAAGAAGCGGGC GTCCAGTGCACGTGCCAACATTACTCTGTCTGGGAAGAAGCGCAGAAAACTCCTCCAGCAGATCCGGCTTGCCCAGAAAGAGAAAGCAGCCATGGAAG TGGAAGCCCTCCCAAAGCCAGCCAGGACTGGTGAACTACAGTCCAAAtcgaaaaagaagacaaaagccCCCCAGGATGTAGACATGGAGGACCTTGAAGATAAGAGCTAA